The Iamia majanohamensis genome window below encodes:
- a CDS encoding MBL fold metallo-hydrolase has protein sequence MAPRVDKVITSGIFSIDGEDHEVDNNIWIVGDDEECIVVDAAHDHEPIVEGVDGRRVVAVVCTHGHNDHINAAPALADAVGAPIWMHPADTMLWDDVHPDRPVDAPLRDDQVIEVGGHRLKVIHTPGHSPGGVSLHDARGHLLFGGDTLFNGGPGATGRSFSSFATIIDSIRDRLLPLPDETVVHTGHGDDTTIGDEAPHLDEWIARGS, from the coding sequence ATGGCGCCCCGCGTGGACAAGGTCATCACCTCGGGCATCTTCTCCATCGACGGCGAGGACCACGAGGTCGACAACAACATCTGGATCGTGGGCGACGACGAGGAGTGCATCGTCGTCGACGCCGCCCACGACCACGAGCCCATCGTCGAGGGCGTCGACGGCCGTCGGGTGGTGGCGGTGGTCTGCACCCACGGCCACAACGACCACATCAACGCGGCGCCGGCCCTGGCCGACGCCGTGGGCGCACCCATCTGGATGCACCCGGCCGACACCATGCTGTGGGACGACGTCCACCCCGACCGGCCCGTCGACGCCCCCCTGCGCGACGACCAGGTCATCGAGGTGGGCGGGCACCGGCTCAAGGTGATCCACACGCCGGGCCACAGCCCTGGCGGGGTGAGCCTCCACGACGCCCGGGGCCACCTCCTCTTCGGCGGCGACACGCTGTTCAACGGGGGGCCCGGGGCCACGGGCCGCTCGTTCTCCAGCTTCGCCACCATCATCGACTCGATCCGCGACCGGCTCCTGCCCCTCCCTGACGAGACGGTGGTCCACACCGGCCACGGCGACGACACCACCATCGGCGACGAGGCCCCCCACCTCGACGAGTGGATCGCCCGCGGGAGCTGA
- a CDS encoding S-(hydroxymethyl)mycothiol dehydrogenase — MPHEVRAVVATAKGEPVRVETISVPDPGPGEALVQVQACGVCHTDLHYREGGINDDFPFLLGHEAAGVVEAVGDDVTDVAPGDFVVLNWRAVCGECRACRRGRPHLCFATHNATRKMTLDGTELSPALGIGAFAEKTLVAAGQATKVDPAARPEAVGLLGCGVMAGLGASINTGEVGPGDSVAVFGCGGVGDAAIAGARLAGAAKVIAVDLDAAKLETARGFGATDTVDASEVDPVEAIRDLTGGFGADVVVEAVGHPAVFEQAFHARDLAGTVVQVGVPDPEMRIDIPMIDFFGRGGALKPSWYGDCLPSRDFPLYTDLYLQGRLDLDAFVSETIALDEVEEAFAKMERGEVLRSVVVIGGGS, encoded by the coding sequence ATGCCCCACGAGGTGCGAGCGGTGGTCGCCACCGCCAAGGGCGAGCCGGTCCGGGTGGAGACCATCTCGGTCCCCGACCCCGGCCCCGGGGAGGCCCTGGTGCAGGTGCAGGCGTGCGGCGTCTGCCACACGGACCTGCACTACCGCGAGGGCGGCATCAACGACGACTTCCCCTTCCTGCTGGGCCACGAGGCGGCCGGCGTGGTCGAGGCGGTGGGCGACGACGTCACCGACGTGGCCCCCGGCGACTTCGTCGTCCTCAACTGGCGGGCCGTCTGCGGGGAGTGCCGGGCGTGCAGGAGGGGGCGGCCGCACCTGTGCTTCGCCACCCACAACGCCACCCGCAAGATGACCCTCGACGGGACCGAGCTCAGCCCCGCCCTCGGCATCGGCGCCTTCGCCGAGAAGACGCTCGTCGCTGCGGGCCAGGCCACCAAGGTCGACCCCGCGGCCCGCCCCGAGGCGGTCGGGCTGCTCGGCTGCGGCGTGATGGCCGGCCTCGGCGCCTCCATCAACACCGGCGAGGTCGGCCCCGGCGACTCGGTGGCCGTGTTCGGCTGCGGGGGTGTGGGCGACGCGGCCATCGCCGGCGCCCGCCTGGCCGGGGCGGCCAAGGTCATCGCCGTCGACCTCGACGCGGCCAAGCTGGAGACGGCGAGGGGCTTCGGCGCCACCGACACCGTCGACGCCTCCGAGGTCGACCCGGTGGAGGCGATCCGCGACCTCACCGGCGGCTTCGGCGCCGACGTGGTGGTCGAGGCGGTGGGCCACCCCGCCGTGTTCGAGCAGGCGTTCCACGCCCGCGACCTGGCCGGCACCGTCGTGCAGGTCGGCGTGCCCGACCCCGAGATGCGCATCGACATCCCCATGATCGACTTCTTCGGGCGGGGCGGCGCCCTCAAGCCCTCGTGGTACGGCGACTGCCTGCCCAGCCGCGACTTCCCCCTCTACACCGACCTCTACCTCCAGGGCCGGCTCGACCTCGACGCCTTCGTCAGCGAGACCATCGCCCTCGACGAGGTCGAGGAGGCCTTCGCCAAGATGGAGCGCGGCGAGGTGCTCCGGTCGGTCGTCGTGATCGGGGGTGGCTCCTGA
- a CDS encoding class I SAM-dependent methyltransferase, whose amino-acid sequence MAPPDPRPDPTRASWTDLAGDARGTTYDGRWEELAARGEAVHGEADLCAALLGPDRRATVLDGGCGTGRVAIELARRGHRTVGLDRDRDLLARARAKAPDLRWVEADLLATGDHLAPGTVDLAVLAGNVLVFVDPGTEADVLGAMAATLAPGGLLVAGFQVRPGGYGPAGLDRDAAAAGLALRDRWATWDRDPWVAGGDYQVSVHARA is encoded by the coding sequence GTGGCGCCCCCCGACCCCCGGCCCGACCCCACCCGGGCGTCGTGGACGGACCTGGCCGGCGACGCCCGGGGCACGACCTACGACGGCCGCTGGGAGGAGCTGGCGGCGCGGGGCGAGGCGGTGCACGGCGAGGCCGACCTGTGCGCCGCCCTCCTCGGCCCCGACCGCCGGGCCACCGTGCTCGACGGCGGCTGCGGTACGGGGCGGGTGGCCATCGAGCTGGCCCGGCGGGGCCACCGCACCGTGGGGCTCGACCGCGACCGCGACCTGCTGGCCCGGGCCCGGGCCAAGGCGCCGGACCTGCGCTGGGTCGAGGCCGACCTGCTCGCCACCGGCGACCACCTGGCCCCGGGCACGGTCGACCTGGCCGTGCTGGCCGGCAACGTCCTCGTCTTCGTCGACCCGGGGACCGAGGCCGACGTCCTCGGGGCCATGGCCGCCACCCTGGCCCCCGGAGGCCTGCTGGTCGCCGGCTTCCAGGTCCGTCCCGGCGGGTACGGGCCCGCGGGCCTCGACCGGGACGCAGCCGCCGCCGGGCTGGCGCTCCGGGACCGCTGGGCCACGTGGGACCGGGACCCGTGGGTCGCCGGCGGGGACTACCAGGTGAGCGTGCACGCCCGGGCCTGA
- a CDS encoding (2Fe-2S)-binding protein has translation MLVCHCRAVNHRQIEAAALCGARSVREVVGACGAGGVCGGCRPAIEEILEGTPTALPAPRATAVA, from the coding sequence GTGCTCGTCTGCCACTGCCGGGCGGTGAACCACCGCCAGATCGAGGCCGCCGCCCTCTGCGGCGCCCGCTCGGTGCGGGAGGTCGTCGGGGCGTGTGGCGCCGGCGGCGTCTGCGGCGGGTGCCGGCCGGCCATCGAGGAGATCCTCGAGGGCACGCCCACGGCCCTGCCCGCGCCACGGGCCACCGCCGTCGCCTGA
- the bfr gene encoding bacterioferritin translates to MQGDPAIIEVLNEVLTAELTAVNQYWIHYRMLDNWGIHRLAEHAREESLDEMKDADRIIERILFLEGVPNMQRLNPVRVGETVPEQMAADLAVEQAAVERYNRGIALCREVGDNGTRALFEQHLVSEEEHLDWIEAQIGLIETLGLERYLAQQLHDHE, encoded by the coding sequence ATGCAGGGTGACCCGGCCATCATCGAGGTCCTCAACGAGGTCCTGACCGCCGAGCTCACCGCGGTCAACCAGTACTGGATCCACTACCGGATGCTCGACAACTGGGGGATCCACCGCCTGGCCGAGCACGCCCGGGAGGAGTCCCTCGACGAGATGAAGGACGCCGACCGCATCATCGAGCGCATCCTCTTCCTCGAGGGCGTGCCCAACATGCAGCGGCTGAACCCCGTCCGGGTGGGCGAGACGGTCCCCGAGCAGATGGCCGCCGACCTCGCCGTCGAGCAGGCCGCGGTCGAGCGCTACAACCGGGGCATCGCCCTCTGCCGCGAGGTCGGCGACAACGGCACCCGGGCCCTCTTCGAGCAGCACCTGGTCTCCGAGGAGGAGCACCTGGACTGGATCGAGGCCCAGATCGGCCTCATCGAGACGCTCGGCCTCGAGCGCTACCTCGCCCAGCAGCTCCACGACCACGAGTGA
- a CDS encoding DoxX family protein encodes MTPVRLLARPLLASVFVSGGINALRAPKAHGQMAEPVVDKVAEPLGLPEDPELLAQVNGGVMIGAGLLLALGKAPRLASTALAVTLVPTTMAEHRFWEADDDDERDAQRIHFMKNLGLLGGLVLAAVDTEGKPGLAWRAGSAGRKARREARRAGKVAKAEGRRAGTRVTAALPG; translated from the coding sequence ATGACACCTGTGCGCCTCCTCGCCCGCCCGCTGCTCGCCTCGGTGTTCGTCTCCGGCGGCATCAACGCCCTGCGCGCCCCCAAGGCGCACGGCCAGATGGCCGAGCCGGTGGTCGACAAGGTGGCCGAGCCCCTCGGGCTGCCCGAGGACCCCGAGCTGCTGGCCCAGGTCAACGGGGGTGTGATGATCGGCGCCGGCCTCCTGCTCGCCCTGGGCAAGGCGCCCCGCCTGGCCTCCACCGCCCTCGCCGTCACCCTGGTGCCCACGACCATGGCCGAGCACCGGTTCTGGGAGGCCGACGACGACGACGAGCGCGACGCCCAGCGCATCCACTTCATGAAGAACCTGGGTCTGCTCGGCGGCCTCGTGCTCGCCGCGGTCGACACCGAGGGCAAGCCTGGCCTGGCCTGGCGGGCCGGCTCGGCCGGCCGCAAGGCCCGCCGCGAGGCCCGTCGCGCCGGCAAGGTGGCCAAGGCCGAGGGCCGTCGGGCCGGCACCCGGGTCACCGCCGCCCTCCCCGGCTGA
- a CDS encoding serine/threonine-protein kinase — protein sequence MADVGSAPRALLDRYELREQVGSGGMGEVWLGWDRRLQRDVAVKLLLPQLSDEPSFRQRFGVEARAAAALDHPNVVAVYDIDEDHGSLFLVMERLPGPSLDRRLVDGPLPAEEVRRLAVDMLSGLHAAHEAHLVHRDIKPGNLIRSAGGRWKIGDFGVAKDLASAAQLTLVGVAVGTPAYLAPEQLEGRPATAATDLWAAGVVLREALTGQRPFDGADPISVAHAVRHTRLPPLSQLLPGVDPDLTGAVDRALAFDPAYRFATAGQMLAAVEGRTPAPAPVPVGVPPAGTPLPPAEGGPVVPPVAAPAPVGPPPADRQRSRWVPVLWGITAGGAVILGALLVALLIGAVMVGGGDDDPQGPAPPSTTAEPGPTAEPDGAGEPAEEAPGDLEPSTTGEGPSGPGGTGAQDDGDVGSGLGADTGGSTPDAVPDGPTIPLPSPWG from the coding sequence GTGGCCGACGTCGGCTCTGCGCCCCGCGCCCTCCTGGACCGCTACGAGCTGCGAGAGCAGGTCGGGTCCGGAGGCATGGGCGAGGTCTGGCTCGGGTGGGACCGTCGGCTCCAGCGCGACGTCGCCGTCAAGCTCCTTCTGCCCCAGCTGTCCGACGAGCCCTCGTTCCGTCAGCGCTTCGGGGTCGAGGCCCGCGCCGCGGCGGCCCTCGACCACCCCAACGTGGTGGCCGTCTACGACATCGACGAGGACCACGGCTCGCTCTTCCTCGTCATGGAGCGGCTGCCGGGCCCGTCGCTCGACCGCCGCCTCGTCGACGGCCCCCTCCCGGCGGAGGAGGTCCGGCGCCTGGCCGTCGACATGCTCTCGGGCCTGCACGCCGCCCACGAGGCCCACCTGGTGCACCGGGACATCAAGCCCGGCAACCTCATCCGCTCGGCCGGCGGCCGGTGGAAGATCGGTGACTTCGGGGTGGCCAAGGACCTGGCGTCGGCCGCCCAGCTGACCCTGGTCGGCGTGGCCGTGGGCACCCCCGCTTACCTGGCGCCCGAGCAGCTCGAGGGACGCCCGGCCACCGCGGCCACCGACCTGTGGGCCGCCGGCGTCGTCCTCCGCGAGGCGCTCACCGGCCAGCGCCCCTTCGACGGCGCCGACCCGATCTCGGTGGCCCACGCCGTGCGCCACACCCGCCTCCCCCCGCTGTCCCAGCTGCTCCCCGGCGTCGACCCGGACCTCACCGGCGCCGTCGACCGAGCCCTCGCCTTCGACCCCGCCTACCGCTTCGCCACCGCGGGCCAGATGCTGGCGGCGGTGGAGGGTCGCACCCCTGCGCCGGCGCCGGTGCCCGTGGGGGTCCCGCCGGCGGGCACCCCCCTGCCCCCGGCCGAGGGCGGGCCCGTCGTGCCCCCCGTCGCCGCGCCGGCACCGGTGGGTCCCCCGCCGGCGGACCGGCAGCGGTCGCGCTGGGTCCCGGTGCTGTGGGGCATCACCGCCGGCGGCGCGGTGATCCTCGGCGCGCTGCTGGTCGCCCTGCTGATCGGGGCGGTGATGGTGGGCGGGGGTGACGACGACCCGCAGGGGCCCGCTCCGCCGTCCACCACCGCCGAGCCCGGCCCCACCGCGGAGCCGGACGGTGCCGGCGAGCCCGCGGAGGAGGCACCCGGTGACCTCGAGCCGTCGACCACCGGCGAGGGCCCGTCCGGCCCGGGTGGCACCGGCGCCCAGGACGACGGCGACGTGGGCAGCGGGCTGGGCGCCGACACCGGCGGCAGCACGCCCGACGCCGTCCCTGACGGTCCCACGATCCCCCTCCCCTCGCCCTGGGGCTAG
- a CDS encoding HAD hydrolase family protein codes for MLPLVFIDVDGTLVGPAGAPTTAVWDAAAAAVGRGQHLALATARPAFGATWGWARRLDPDGWHLFQSGTSLVHTGTGEVRHTTLPDPAVGRLAATAAERGWVLELYADRDLVVDSDAPLARAHADLLGITHRRRGRDDLDGPVVRAQLVVPVADAAAARAVAPEGTVAHSATSPAMPEAAFVSVTAEGTTKASGVAALAAVAGVDLAEVAMVGDGNNDAEALAAVGHGIAMGNAEPEAREAAAHRVGPVDADGLVEALDLTARLAGPAEARPPGP; via the coding sequence GTGCTGCCGCTCGTGTTCATCGACGTCGACGGGACCCTCGTCGGTCCCGCCGGCGCCCCCACCACCGCCGTCTGGGACGCCGCCGCGGCCGCCGTCGGCCGGGGCCAGCACCTGGCCCTGGCCACCGCCCGGCCCGCGTTCGGGGCGACCTGGGGGTGGGCCCGACGCCTCGACCCCGACGGGTGGCACCTGTTCCAGTCCGGCACCAGCCTGGTCCACACCGGCACCGGGGAGGTGCGCCACACCACCCTGCCCGACCCCGCCGTGGGGCGGCTGGCCGCCACCGCGGCCGAACGGGGCTGGGTGCTCGAGCTCTACGCCGACCGGGACCTGGTGGTCGACAGCGACGCCCCGCTGGCCCGCGCCCACGCCGACCTCCTCGGCATCACCCACCGGCGCCGGGGCCGCGACGACCTCGACGGCCCGGTGGTGCGGGCCCAGCTGGTCGTGCCGGTGGCTGACGCCGCCGCCGCCCGCGCCGTGGCCCCGGAGGGCACCGTGGCCCACTCGGCCACCTCGCCGGCGATGCCGGAGGCCGCCTTCGTGTCGGTGACGGCGGAAGGGACGACCAAGGCGTCCGGCGTCGCCGCCCTGGCCGCCGTCGCCGGCGTCGACCTGGCCGAGGTGGCCATGGTCGGCGACGGCAACAACGACGCCGAGGCCCTGGCGGCGGTGGGCCACGGCATCGCCATGGGCAACGCCGAGCCCGAGGCCCGGGAGGCGGCCGCCCACCGGGTGGGGCCGGTGGACGCCGACGGCCTGGTCGAGGCCCTGGACCTCACGGCCCGCCTGGCGGGGCCGGCGGAGGCGCGACCGCCCGGCCCCTAG